A genome region from Paenibacillus pabuli includes the following:
- a CDS encoding AAA family ATPase, with translation MINGAFGSGKTSTAQMLQPLIANSMIFDPEDIGLMTWKIAPKEVRHTHEQTDDFQDMELWKTLTVNVAGEVKKKYQKHLIVPMTLYKEENFNYIYNGFKELDEELYHFCLIASEDTIYNRLVKRGDKVGGWSFQRTATCVEAFRREIYQEHLITDHLKTTEIVDIILKRLNNNYG, from the coding sequence ATGATTAATGGGGCTTTTGGTTCTGGTAAGACCTCCACAGCTCAAATGCTTCAACCCTTAATTGCCAATAGTATGATATTTGATCCTGAAGATATTGGACTTATGACTTGGAAAATTGCCCCTAAAGAAGTGAGGCATACCCACGAACAAACTGATGATTTCCAGGACATGGAGCTTTGGAAAACCTTGACTGTAAATGTGGCAGGGGAGGTAAAGAAGAAGTATCAAAAACACTTAATTGTGCCTATGACCCTGTATAAAGAGGAGAACTTCAATTACATTTACAATGGATTTAAAGAATTGGATGAAGAACTGTATCATTTTTGTTTGATAGCTTCAGAGGACACCATTTATAACAGATTAGTCAAGCGCGGTGACAAGGTAGGGGGATGGTCATTCCAACGGACAGCTACTTGTGTCGAAGCTTTTAGGAGGGAAATTTATCAAGAGCATTTAATTACGGATCACTTAAAAACAACTGAAATTGTAGACATTATTTTAAAGAGATTAAACAACAATTATGGATGA
- a CDS encoding PTS transporter subunit EIIC, producing MQQDDRSVTKGRSSARALATQLIELSGGTGNIIESTHCTTRLRLRLQNSDLVEQETLDGMQEIQGVYVRAGQLQIILGPALVSKVNRQVNGMLQSAASSIPKEDDPNGPVTPRLHEEGHIESYSLPSMSTASRSSNDKGLHSRALLHRLMDAFQFFSDIVVPIIPLFVGAGLLLGLLGLAGAFGWDDPSQMWFRILSLLTGSAFQLMAVLFGYNTAKRFGGTPALGAAVGIVMTHPGILPFTEIGGEPAFTQALPLSPQFGYQGAIIPTVLAALMLTIMEKGLRRWMPSSGAVLLVPFLSFSIAGSLAVLVIEPLALGLGRSLGSILEHVFNYGSLLFGLLLGGIYSSIVITGLHHGIQAVEVGLISNPDIGFNFLLPIWSMANIAQAGAGLAVYVRTRDEALRKIALPASITALFGITEPVTYGVNLKLGRPFLGAAAGGAAGGAYVAFHQVVANSFGLTGLPMIAFIVQPGLMNLVHYLIGFVLALATAFTVTLLLGVDRDVRPEADKLNEQA from the coding sequence ATGCAGCAGGATGACCGGAGTGTCACCAAGGGGCGTAGTTCCGCAAGGGCATTAGCCACACAACTTATTGAATTGTCTGGAGGAACGGGCAATATTATCGAAAGCACCCATTGCACGACACGACTCCGACTCCGATTGCAGAACAGTGATCTGGTAGAACAAGAAACTCTTGACGGTATGCAGGAAATTCAAGGGGTTTACGTTCGTGCTGGACAATTGCAGATTATCCTTGGTCCCGCTCTTGTCTCGAAGGTTAATCGCCAGGTGAATGGCATGCTTCAGTCAGCTGCTTCGTCCATACCAAAAGAAGACGACCCGAATGGACCTGTCACACCACGGCTACACGAAGAAGGTCATATTGAATCCTACTCACTGCCGTCCATGTCTACTGCCAGCAGGTCATCCAATGATAAGGGGCTTCATTCACGAGCATTGTTACACAGGTTGATGGACGCATTCCAATTTTTTTCTGATATCGTTGTGCCCATTATTCCACTCTTCGTCGGGGCTGGACTGCTGTTGGGTCTCTTGGGACTTGCGGGAGCATTCGGTTGGGATGATCCGAGTCAAATGTGGTTCCGGATTCTGTCACTGCTGACGGGCTCCGCGTTCCAGCTGATGGCGGTTCTCTTCGGATACAACACGGCCAAGCGGTTCGGGGGAACCCCGGCGCTTGGTGCCGCTGTTGGAATTGTCATGACTCATCCGGGGATTCTTCCATTCACCGAAATCGGTGGAGAGCCAGCCTTTACTCAAGCTTTGCCCCTATCACCGCAATTCGGGTATCAGGGAGCCATAATCCCAACCGTTCTTGCGGCGCTTATGCTAACGATAATGGAGAAAGGACTACGCCGATGGATGCCGTCATCCGGAGCTGTTCTTCTCGTTCCCTTCTTAAGCTTTAGCATCGCGGGCAGCCTTGCGGTACTGGTTATAGAACCCCTTGCTCTTGGTCTGGGCCGATCGCTGGGAAGTATTCTCGAACACGTCTTCAACTACGGGAGCTTGCTTTTTGGCCTTCTGCTTGGAGGGATCTACAGCTCCATTGTGATCACCGGTCTCCACCACGGGATTCAGGCTGTCGAAGTTGGACTGATTTCCAATCCGGATATCGGCTTCAACTTCTTGCTTCCGATCTGGTCCATGGCGAATATTGCGCAAGCAGGGGCGGGTCTTGCAGTGTATGTCAGAACCCGGGACGAAGCATTGAGAAAAATAGCATTGCCTGCTTCGATCACCGCGCTGTTCGGTATTACCGAGCCAGTCACCTATGGTGTGAATCTTAAACTTGGGCGCCCCTTTCTGGGTGCGGCCGCCGGAGGAGCCGCCGGAGGAGCATATGTCGCATTTCATCAGGTTGTGGCCAATTCATTTGGGCTAACCGGATTGCCGATGATTGCTTTTATCGTACAGCCGGGGTTGATGAATCTTGTTCATTATCTGATCGGTTTTGTGCTTGCGCTGGCGACGGCTTTTACTGTTACCTTGCTGCTCGGTGTTGATCGCGATGTTCGACCAGAAGCTGATAAACTTAACGAACAGGCATAG
- a CDS encoding SDR family NAD(P)-dependent oxidoreductase, protein MKNYLVFGASKGLGDAFVRGVPEQGDKVWVISRSRPDSLNLNDGVERIWIQADLSDLHAANVVSDALQHETLDVLIYNVGIWEKEGFKDHYTFDQDAPAAISNLIHVNITSAIVCIQALLPHLRQSAAGKIILIGSTAGLNNSNNTQVSFVASKFAIRGITEALREHTRHDGIAVTCINPGELAAEIPYEEGSERALAEYNGTRIPLQDMVSIVKCIVNLSKAACVKEINMPAITDTNA, encoded by the coding sequence TTGAAAAACTATCTCGTATTTGGCGCAAGCAAAGGACTTGGAGATGCCTTCGTGAGAGGTGTTCCCGAGCAGGGAGACAAGGTCTGGGTCATCTCTCGCAGCAGGCCTGACAGTTTGAACCTGAATGACGGCGTAGAACGCATATGGATACAGGCGGATCTGTCTGATCTCCATGCAGCCAACGTGGTCAGCGACGCTCTCCAGCACGAAACACTGGATGTTCTCATTTACAATGTAGGCATTTGGGAAAAGGAAGGGTTTAAGGATCACTATACGTTTGATCAGGACGCTCCTGCTGCTATCTCGAATCTGATTCATGTAAATATAACTTCAGCGATTGTATGCATTCAGGCATTACTGCCCCATCTCCGGCAATCGGCGGCCGGCAAAATCATTCTGATCGGCTCGACTGCTGGTCTGAATAATTCGAATAACACTCAGGTTTCATTTGTAGCTTCCAAATTTGCCATTCGAGGAATTACGGAGGCCCTGCGGGAGCACACGAGACATGATGGCATTGCCGTTACATGTATTAACCCTGGGGAGCTTGCAGCTGAAATACCTTATGAAGAGGGAAGTGAGCGTGCACTTGCTGAATATAATGGCACACGTATCCCCCTCCAGGATATGGTTTCCATCGTCAAATGCATCGTGAACCTGTCCAAAGCAGCCTGCGTAAAAGAAATCAATATGCCTGCGATAACGGATACCAACGCATAA
- a CDS encoding RNA polymerase sigma factor has product MADVEQIYEQYFQEVYLFALSLSRNQQIAEEITQETFVKAVKNIDQFKGNCKISVWLCQIAKNTYFTYMDKQKRFEPEPPPDTRSGTSLTMEQQLIDKTEALRIHKLLHNLKEPYKEVFTLRVFGELSFDHISQIFGRTESWARVTFHRARNTIQDLLLEEKP; this is encoded by the coding sequence GTGGCCGATGTGGAACAAATCTACGAACAATATTTTCAGGAGGTATACTTATTTGCGTTATCTTTAAGCAGAAATCAGCAGATAGCGGAAGAAATCACTCAGGAAACGTTTGTAAAAGCCGTGAAGAATATTGACCAGTTCAAAGGCAATTGTAAAATCAGCGTCTGGCTATGCCAAATCGCCAAAAATACTTATTTCACGTACATGGACAAACAAAAACGTTTCGAACCTGAACCCCCGCCTGACACCAGGTCTGGCACCAGCCTCACGATGGAACAACAACTGATCGACAAAACAGAGGCTTTGCGCATCCATAAGCTATTGCACAACCTTAAGGAGCCTTACAAGGAAGTGTTTACGCTGCGGGTGTTTGGCGAGCTGTCTTTTGACCATATCAGCCAGATCTTCGGAAGAACGGAAAGCTGGGCCAGAGTAACCTTTCATCGTGCAAGGAACACCATTCAAGACTTATTACTGGAGGAAAAGCCATGA
- a CDS encoding transcription antiterminator gives MKIKKILNNNAAVVNDHGEEKIVMGPGVVFHKGKNDIVDPSLVEKVFVMTDPKRYNHLQEILGTLPEEEIAVAQQIITFAEKSLGVTFHEHIHIALTDHLSFALERIGKGIEIRNTLLEEIRILYPREFQLGLHAKRLIYEKLQVVIPEDEVGYIAMHIHTAWKNAGMSYKAPEKTAMIRDIAEGVGQVAGVLDRRSANYERLLTQLENMLQTDESGRLRNELNPELVAMAKMNFTEAYTQAREICEMVEEDYGYAFTESQLVVIAMEINRIDHRLHPTSD, from the coding sequence ATGAAGATCAAAAAAATACTCAACAATAATGCCGCTGTGGTTAACGATCATGGAGAAGAGAAAATAGTCATGGGGCCGGGTGTTGTTTTCCACAAAGGAAAAAATGATATTGTAGACCCAAGCCTTGTTGAAAAAGTGTTTGTGATGACTGATCCGAAACGCTATAACCACCTTCAGGAAATACTGGGGACCCTGCCTGAAGAAGAAATTGCAGTCGCCCAGCAGATCATCACTTTCGCCGAGAAATCACTGGGTGTTACGTTTCATGAGCATATCCATATCGCTCTTACAGACCATCTCTCGTTTGCTCTGGAGCGGATTGGCAAGGGAATCGAAATTCGGAATACGCTGCTTGAGGAGATTCGTATCCTCTATCCAAGAGAGTTCCAGCTTGGGCTTCATGCCAAGCGTTTGATCTACGAGAAATTGCAGGTGGTCATCCCGGAAGATGAGGTTGGTTATATCGCCATGCATATCCATACGGCCTGGAAAAATGCGGGCATGAGCTATAAGGCTCCGGAAAAGACGGCCATGATCAGGGATATCGCGGAAGGTGTAGGACAAGTTGCCGGTGTACTGGATCGACGGTCTGCGAACTATGAGCGACTTTTGACCCAGCTTGAGAATATGCTGCAAACGGATGAATCAGGCAGACTCCGCAATGAACTGAATCCGGAGCTTGTAGCGATGGCAAAGATGAATTTTACCGAAGCATATACACAGGCCCGCGAGATCTGTGAAATGGTTGAAGAGGATTATGGATATGCTTTTACCGAAAGCCAACTGGTTGTGATCGCCATGGAAATCAACCGGATAGATCATCGACTTCATCCAACCTCGGATTGA
- a CDS encoding winged helix-turn-helix transcriptional regulator yields the protein MKQYNLGIEATLEMIGGKWKALIICLLMSGVKRTGELQRSIDGISQKVLIQQLRELEKDGLVRRHVYQQMPPKVEYSLTEYGVTANKIVDVMCAWGRENITLRQQQGEDIILLENKESVLDQLPLDSNN from the coding sequence ATGAAACAATACAATCTGGGAATCGAAGCAACACTTGAAATGATCGGCGGCAAATGGAAAGCGCTAATCATATGTTTATTAATGTCAGGCGTGAAGAGGACAGGCGAGCTGCAGCGCAGTATCGACGGCATTTCGCAAAAGGTTCTGATTCAGCAATTACGCGAGCTTGAGAAGGACGGTCTTGTCAGAAGACATGTGTATCAACAGATGCCGCCAAAAGTGGAATACAGCCTTACGGAATATGGGGTTACTGCCAACAAGATTGTGGATGTGATGTGTGCATGGGGACGGGAAAATATAACATTAAGACAGCAGCAGGGAGAAGATATTATACTTTTGGAAAATAAAGAGTCTGTTCTTGATCAGCTACCCCTCGATTCGAACAATTGA
- a CDS encoding glycoside hydrolase family 3 N-terminal domain-containing protein: MQSLIPQPKQMTAVQESPLRLDGKARISMYMDQEDPRLAIHCRRAFPGLQYTSSRIDKGYMLVVERLSDQEPRQGDHNPESNDQAVDEVLEEREKSQLPPDVTSITAKREEKWACLAGRSQGYTLEVSARKAEVYALDAAGLFYGLQTLVQLRGSDGDIPAVSISDWADTAVRAMNLDLRQTFSKPELLIEYLGEFAKYKTNAVLIEYEDKFPFRAYPEFAHPKHALSLSQLEELKRTAHEHFIEIIPLQQSFGHLEYVLRHEAWRHLRETEQSTGEICPSHPESFELITTLLGEMIDAHPESRYIHLGCDEVYSLCECERCQVEYDGVRERAFIAFLNRLIAFTAERGKQSIFWHDMLDKCPPEELAKLDQRSAAMIWIYNGRNIEAEVTSHTNKFRSLGIEVMGAPAVRSFDWAEHQNYPVLSNRTDNLLQWAKTAGKLELDCIVATNWTGPFSLGVPYGIFETTWYPMLLHADLTWNRKADVSTFIDRFLERFHGIDPVTGHTHIGNYQLEDYYEVIWKLLDEVQNHKEEAELISIMHDFEVATDRSRAIHKYAYRWELYPGDDAEWRSLQNNYTRNRRGREKVLPRMRAALERFQPPAMAEHFVKSRFYLHDYLERTLYHELGLDATYAESEPKAMSLEDKIAMMCVVGTPSICAEPEFRERMSQQRFGGIGIFPHNVESEQQTLALLEEVQKIAGEFGSSLPYYISVDEEGGTLSKFKTFFPYIPGNRAVGLSEVPETAYLLGKFIGSQLNALGIPMNWAPVLDVNTNVDNPVVGVRSFGEDPGLVAQFGRAYIKGMHEAGVAVTAKHFPGHGQVSGDSHVVLPACELTLEQLMEGPLLPFVEAIDAGADSIMMGHLVFPNIPESAGLPASLSSFFASELLRTKLGFEGVICTDDIEMGAIRNHFSPDEVGVLAVQAGNDMILMCHTPEYQSRVIAGILAAVQDGRIDEARIDESVHRIQQLYGKFQQYQASAQPIPREEWDEEALNLARKTVKVTRDPQRMLPLRTSLNYLLILPKQEQLTQADNSGAAEIRLASLLKDAGITVVTHHCSMRPDADEITSLVQQTAGADVVIQGTLNAHLFTGQLALAEALASVKPLLNLVLRNPYDDAVLPQQGGSIQLCSTSDYSLRALVEQLTMAASK, from the coding sequence ATGCAGAGCTTGATACCACAACCGAAGCAGATGACAGCCGTTCAGGAAAGTCCCTTGCGACTGGATGGCAAGGCAAGAATAAGCATGTATATGGATCAGGAGGATCCCCGGCTCGCGATCCATTGCAGAAGGGCATTTCCGGGACTTCAATATACATCCTCTAGGATAGATAAAGGTTACATGCTTGTTGTCGAACGTTTATCGGACCAAGAACCACGGCAGGGAGATCATAACCCTGAGAGCAACGATCAGGCCGTTGATGAAGTTCTGGAAGAACGGGAAAAGAGCCAGCTCCCCCCTGATGTCACTTCAATCACTGCAAAAAGGGAAGAAAAATGGGCTTGTCTTGCCGGGAGGTCGCAAGGTTACACGTTAGAGGTATCGGCCCGAAAAGCTGAGGTTTACGCGCTGGATGCGGCGGGTTTATTTTACGGATTACAGACCTTGGTTCAACTACGTGGCTCAGATGGAGACATCCCGGCCGTGTCTATATCCGACTGGGCGGATACGGCTGTACGGGCAATGAACCTGGATTTGCGCCAGACGTTCTCGAAGCCGGAGCTGCTAATCGAATATTTGGGGGAGTTTGCAAAATATAAGACGAACGCAGTGCTGATTGAATATGAGGATAAATTCCCATTCCGGGCATACCCCGAGTTCGCACACCCGAAGCATGCGTTAAGCCTTTCGCAGCTTGAAGAACTGAAGCGTACGGCCCATGAACATTTTATCGAGATTATTCCGCTTCAACAGAGCTTCGGACATCTGGAGTATGTATTGCGCCATGAAGCCTGGCGGCACCTTCGCGAAACAGAGCAGTCCACCGGGGAAATCTGTCCGTCGCACCCGGAGTCCTTCGAGTTGATTACCACGCTGCTTGGGGAGATGATTGACGCCCACCCGGAATCGCGATATATACATCTGGGCTGTGACGAGGTTTACAGCCTATGCGAATGTGAACGCTGCCAAGTAGAGTATGACGGTGTGCGGGAACGAGCCTTTATTGCCTTTTTGAACCGGTTGATTGCATTTACGGCAGAGCGAGGGAAACAGTCGATTTTCTGGCATGACATGCTCGACAAATGTCCGCCTGAAGAACTTGCTAAGCTGGATCAGCGAAGTGCAGCCATGATCTGGATTTATAATGGACGCAATATTGAAGCAGAGGTTACTTCGCATACGAATAAATTCAGATCGCTAGGCATCGAAGTCATGGGAGCTCCAGCCGTTCGTAGCTTTGACTGGGCGGAGCACCAGAATTATCCCGTATTATCGAACCGCACGGACAACTTGCTTCAGTGGGCGAAGACAGCAGGCAAGCTGGAACTTGACTGTATCGTTGCCACCAACTGGACGGGGCCGTTCAGCCTCGGTGTTCCGTATGGCATTTTTGAAACCACTTGGTATCCCATGCTGCTGCATGCGGACTTAACCTGGAATCGCAAGGCGGATGTCTCCACCTTCATCGATCGATTCCTGGAACGATTTCATGGCATTGATCCGGTAACCGGACATACTCACATCGGCAATTATCAGTTAGAGGATTATTATGAGGTGATCTGGAAGCTGCTGGACGAGGTGCAGAACCATAAGGAAGAAGCTGAACTGATTTCCATTATGCATGATTTTGAGGTGGCAACAGACCGTTCACGAGCGATCCACAAGTATGCTTACCGCTGGGAGCTGTATCCTGGCGATGATGCGGAGTGGCGCTCGCTGCAGAACAACTACACAAGAAACCGCCGTGGACGCGAGAAGGTTTTGCCCCGCATGAGGGCTGCGCTGGAACGTTTCCAGCCGCCTGCTATGGCAGAGCATTTTGTGAAATCGAGATTCTATCTGCATGATTATCTGGAACGCACACTCTATCATGAATTGGGACTGGATGCGACCTATGCGGAATCTGAACCGAAGGCGATGAGTCTTGAAGATAAAATAGCCATGATGTGTGTGGTTGGTACGCCATCGATCTGTGCCGAACCGGAATTTCGGGAGAGAATGTCGCAGCAGCGGTTTGGCGGAATCGGCATCTTTCCCCATAATGTTGAGAGTGAGCAGCAGACGCTGGCACTACTCGAAGAAGTGCAGAAGATAGCCGGAGAGTTTGGCAGCTCGTTGCCTTATTATATTTCGGTAGATGAAGAAGGAGGCACCCTGTCCAAGTTCAAAACCTTCTTTCCCTATATCCCGGGTAACCGGGCAGTGGGGTTAAGCGAAGTCCCCGAAACAGCCTATCTGCTCGGTAAATTCATCGGCAGTCAGTTGAATGCGCTGGGGATTCCGATGAACTGGGCACCTGTACTGGATGTGAACACCAATGTGGATAATCCCGTCGTCGGTGTCCGTTCTTTCGGAGAGGATCCAGGGCTGGTAGCCCAATTTGGCCGGGCTTACATCAAGGGGATGCATGAAGCAGGTGTGGCTGTGACGGCAAAGCACTTTCCAGGTCACGGCCAAGTAAGCGGGGATTCGCATGTGGTCCTGCCCGCGTGTGAGCTAACGCTTGAGCAATTGATGGAGGGACCGCTGCTCCCGTTCGTTGAGGCAATCGATGCCGGAGCGGATTCAATCATGATGGGGCATCTGGTGTTTCCCAACATTCCGGAATCCGCTGGGCTCCCAGCTTCGCTCAGTTCTTTTTTTGCCTCAGAACTGCTGCGTACCAAGCTGGGATTTGAAGGTGTAATCTGCACTGATGATATTGAGATGGGAGCGATCCGTAATCATTTCAGTCCGGATGAAGTAGGCGTCCTAGCCGTACAGGCGGGAAACGATATGATTCTAATGTGTCACACCCCTGAGTATCAGAGCCGGGTTATTGCGGGTATTCTGGCAGCCGTGCAGGACGGGCGGATCGACGAGGCGCGAATTGATGAGTCTGTTCATCGGATCCAGCAGCTATACGGTAAATTCCAACAATACCAAGCGTCTGCCCAGCCTATTCCGAGAGAGGAGTGGGATGAGGAGGCACTGAATCTGGCTCGTAAAACCGTGAAAGTCACCCGAGATCCACAACGAATGCTTCCGCTCAGGACTTCGCTGAATTATTTGCTGATTCTGCCGAAGCAGGAGCAGCTGACGCAGGCCGATAATAGCGGTGCAGCCGAGATCAGACTGGCATCACTTTTGAAGGATGCAGGAATAACGGTGGTGACGCACCACTGTTCTATGAGGCCGGATGCGGACGAGATCACGTCACTCGTACAGCAGACGGCTGGTGCGGATGTTGTGATCCAGGGTACGCTTAATGCTCATCTGTTCACAGGTCAGTTGGCGCTCGCCGAGGCACTGGCTTCGGTTAAGCCCCTACTAAATCTGGTGCTGCGCAATCCGTATGATGACGCCGTTCTGCCGCAGCAGGGTGGGAGTATACAGCTGTGTTCAACCTCTGATTATTCGCTTCGGGCACTGGTAGAGCAGCTGACGATGGCCGCTTCGAAGTGA
- a CDS encoding zf-HC2 domain-containing protein: MNKLSCEVVRDLLPLYYDEVCSANTKDAVEAHLATCEACKAALHKLHQSSSLPFEVMEKNRQASTGLASFKAYWRRSKTASFVKGLVLATAVSGAIYLGYVGLFQWNINEVPASVIKVTKVSRLHDGRIAYHVNMTDGYRVDQVNYTLEDDGDFYMTPVRPLIKSKKFAEISLGNINNFVDLDQLNANRKNPEITIKAIYYGPKDNATLLWKEGMELPPASEEVEAHYAN, encoded by the coding sequence ATGAACAAACTATCCTGCGAAGTCGTTCGGGATTTGCTGCCGCTGTATTACGATGAGGTATGCAGTGCTAACACCAAAGACGCCGTCGAAGCTCACCTGGCTACCTGCGAAGCGTGTAAAGCAGCCCTACACAAGCTTCATCAGAGCAGCAGCCTGCCTTTTGAGGTGATGGAGAAAAATAGACAGGCAAGCACAGGGCTGGCCAGCTTTAAGGCATATTGGCGGCGCTCGAAAACAGCGTCTTTTGTGAAAGGCCTGGTGCTCGCGACAGCCGTGAGCGGAGCCATATATCTCGGCTATGTCGGATTATTCCAATGGAATATTAACGAGGTTCCGGCCAGTGTCATTAAAGTCACCAAAGTCAGTCGGCTCCATGATGGAAGAATCGCGTATCATGTGAATATGACCGACGGTTACCGGGTGGATCAGGTGAATTACACCTTGGAGGATGACGGAGATTTCTATATGACACCAGTCCGGCCTTTGATCAAATCCAAGAAATTCGCCGAGATCAGTCTTGGCAATATCAACAACTTCGTGGATCTCGATCAATTAAATGCCAACCGGAAGAACCCTGAAATCACCATTAAGGCCATTTATTACGGTCCGAAGGACAATGCGACGCTGCTCTGGAAGGAAGGCATGGAGCTGCCACCTGCAAGCGAGGAGGTTGAAGCACACTATGCGAATTAG
- a CDS encoding glycoside hydrolase family 68 protein produces the protein MNFQKMMRRVTAVTLATALLAGGGASAFAKESSDYKESYGFSHITRADALKIPEEQIKERFKVPQFDASTIQNLPSAKGYDENGNIIDMDVWDTWPLQNADGTVADYHGYQIVFGLAGDPDRGWDTFIYMFYKKAGDTSIDAWKNAGRVFKNTDKDVPNDPILNQQAEEWSGSSTLTTDGHIRLFYTNRHGWDPANGFYGKQTLTTAQINVSELTENTLKVDGVEDFKSIFDGDGKMYQTVEQAFSGGDYSDNHTLRDPHYVEDNGHKYLVFEANTGTETGYQGEDAFNNRAFYEGSKKFFQAERGNLLQSPNKKLASLANGALGIIELNDDYTLKQVMKPLIASNTVTDEIERANVFKLNGKWYLFTDTRGAKMVVDGVDAEDIYMLGYVSNSLTGPYKPLNGSGLVLHQDLDPKDVTWTYAHFAIPQVQGNNVVITSYMTNRGMFEDHHSTFAPSFLVNIKGSKTSVVKESILAQGQLTVE, from the coding sequence ATGAATTTCCAGAAGATGATGAGAAGAGTGACAGCAGTAACGTTGGCAACAGCACTATTGGCAGGCGGGGGAGCTTCGGCTTTTGCAAAAGAAAGTTCAGACTACAAAGAGAGTTATGGTTTCTCGCATATTACACGCGCAGACGCCCTGAAAATTCCTGAGGAACAGATCAAAGAACGATTCAAGGTTCCTCAGTTTGACGCATCTACTATCCAAAATCTGCCTTCTGCAAAAGGGTATGATGAGAATGGTAACATCATCGACATGGATGTGTGGGATACCTGGCCACTGCAGAATGCGGATGGTACCGTAGCTGACTATCATGGTTATCAAATCGTCTTTGGCCTGGCGGGTGACCCGGATCGGGGATGGGACACATTCATCTATATGTTCTACAAAAAGGCAGGAGACACATCCATTGATGCCTGGAAAAATGCAGGCAGAGTGTTCAAAAACACCGACAAGGACGTTCCGAATGACCCCATTCTGAATCAGCAGGCAGAGGAATGGTCCGGCTCTTCTACGCTGACTACGGATGGCCATATTCGTCTGTTCTACACCAATCGTCATGGCTGGGACCCGGCCAACGGATTTTATGGCAAGCAAACCCTGACGACTGCGCAAATCAATGTCTCCGAACTTACAGAGAATACACTCAAGGTGGATGGTGTTGAAGATTTCAAGTCGATCTTTGATGGTGACGGCAAAATGTATCAAACCGTGGAGCAGGCTTTCAGCGGTGGGGATTATTCCGACAATCATACGCTGAGAGATCCTCATTACGTTGAAGATAATGGTCACAAATACCTTGTTTTCGAAGCCAATACTGGAACAGAGACGGGCTACCAGGGCGAGGATGCATTTAATAACAGAGCCTTCTACGAAGGAAGCAAGAAGTTCTTCCAGGCCGAGAGGGGGAATTTGCTGCAAAGCCCTAATAAAAAGTTAGCTTCCTTAGCCAATGGCGCTTTGGGGATCATTGAACTGAATGACGATTATACTTTAAAACAAGTGATGAAGCCGCTGATTGCATCGAATACAGTAACAGATGAAATTGAACGTGCAAATGTCTTTAAGTTGAATGGAAAATGGTATTTGTTCACGGATACAAGAGGAGCCAAAATGGTTGTGGATGGTGTCGATGCTGAAGATATCTACATGTTGGGATATGTATCTAATTCTCTGACAGGACCATACAAGCCGTTGAATGGTAGCGGACTAGTACTGCATCAGGATCTGGATCCTAAGGATGTTACCTGGACTTACGCACATTTTGCTATTCCGCAGGTTCAAGGCAACAACGTAGTGATCACTAGTTACATGACCAACCGAGGAATGTTTGAAGATCATCACTCTACCTTCGCACCAAGTTTCCTGGTGAATATCAAAGGATCCAAAACATCCGTAGTGAAGGAAAGCATTCTGGCACAAGGACAATTGACAGTGGAGTAA
- a CDS encoding NAD(P)H-dependent oxidoreductase, with translation MKTLVILAHPNIDVSRVNRRWKQELEQHATDITIHEIYQAYPDWNIDVSREQKLLEAYDHIILQFPLYWYSYPPLLKKWFDDVFTYGWAYGSKGNKLHGKRLSLAMSIGDKKGNYTREGSVSFSVDEVITPFIASINHVGAVALPYFAVFGASFQVTDEEINQSAKEYISYIVKYRNAAGNLSV, from the coding sequence ATGAAAACACTTGTGATTCTGGCACATCCAAATATTGACGTTTCGAGAGTGAATCGGCGCTGGAAACAAGAACTTGAACAGCATGCGACTGATATTACAATCCATGAGATCTACCAAGCATATCCGGATTGGAACATCGATGTTTCCAGAGAACAGAAGCTGCTCGAAGCATATGATCATATTATCTTGCAGTTTCCGCTATATTGGTACAGCTATCCGCCTTTGCTCAAAAAGTGGTTTGATGATGTTTTTACTTACGGATGGGCGTATGGGTCAAAAGGCAATAAATTGCATGGGAAAAGGCTGAGCCTCGCCATGTCCATTGGGGATAAAAAGGGAAATTACACGCGAGAGGGCTCTGTTTCGTTTAGCGTAGATGAAGTGATTACACCTTTCATAGCCAGCATAAACCATGTTGGCGCGGTAGCGTTACCGTATTTTGCAGTCTTTGGGGCCTCATTTCAGGTCACCGATGAAGAAATTAACCAAAGTGCCAAAGAATATATCAGCTATATCGTTAAGTATCGGAATGCAGCCGGAAACCTGTCGGTTTGA